From one Pempheris klunzingeri isolate RE-2024b chromosome 5, fPemKlu1.hap1, whole genome shotgun sequence genomic stretch:
- the LOC139201527 gene encoding seipin-like: protein MYDLKEDPPQRQQSVGLAAGTTAQTRTRGRPGCSGSDTMGATMGPVLHWLHDVASVTLLKARRTLFQAAVLFCVLVLLLWVSIFLYGSFYYSYMPTVSFSTPVYFYYTSDCDASMSTLCSFPTANISFMKNERDQVMAYDQPYRISLELEMPESPVNEQLGMFMVKMSPYSKSGKTVSSVGRSTMLHYRSSLLQSLSALLFSPLLLTGLAEQKQLIEVELFSDYKTNAYQPTVGAVIEIQSKRVQIYSSQLRIHAYFTGIRYVLYNFPLTSAVIGVATNFAFLSVIVLFSYLQFIWGGLWPPDQVRVRVMMGDNTRMQQRKEEARKRMEKENLQTELDVPKVIGSMNESSDAPGNDTVPEPLSKKPSEIPDPPGPDVPDTKEEGSHDSEGPEEKDGSDLLNGCQPPHQAETTLRQRPGPWMSL, encoded by the coding sequence ATGTATGACCTTAAAGAGGACCCACCGCAGAGGCAGCAGTCAGTCGGGCTCGCGGCAGGGACAACTGCCCAAACCAGGACCAGAGGAAGGCCGGGGTGCTCCGGATCAGACACGATGGGGGCTACGATGGGACCGGTTCTACACTGGCTGCACGATGTGGCATCTGTGACTCTCCTCAAAGCCCGACGGACTTTGTTTCAGGCTGCCGTCCTGTTTTGTGTGCTGGTTCTGCTCCTCTGGGTGTCCATCTTCCTCTATGGGAGCTTCTATTACTCCTACATGCCCACTGTGAGCTTCTCCACCCCTGTGTACTTCTACTACACCTCTGATTGTGATGCCTCGATGTCAACACTTTGTTCATTCCCCACGGCCAACATCTCCTTCATGAAGAACGAGAGGGACCAGGTGATGGCTTACGACCAGCCTTACAGAATATCTTTGGAGCTGGAGATGCCAGAGTCTCCAGTGAATGAACAGCTGGGTATGTTCATGGTGAAGATGTCCCCTTACTCTAAAAGTGGGAAGACCGTGTCATCAGTGGGGCGCTCTACAATGCTGCATTACCGCTCCAGCCTCCTGCAGAGCCTGAGCGCTTTactgttctctcctctccttctgaCTGGATTGGCTGAGCAGAAGCAGCTCATAGAAGTTGAGCTCTTCTCTGACTACAAGACCAATGCTTACCAACCGACAGTGGGTGCGGTCATTGAGATCCAGTCCAAACGAGTGCAGATCTACTCATCTCAGCTCCGTATCCATGCTTACTTCACTGGTATACGTTATGTTCTGTACAACTTCCCCCTGACATCTGCGGTGATCGGCGTAGCCACCAACTTTGCCTTCCTCAGTGTCATTGTGCTGTTCAGCTACCTGCAGTTCATATGGGGGGGGCTCTGGCCTCCAGACCAAGTGAGGGTCAGGGTCATGATGGGAGACAACACCCGCatgcagcagaggaaagaggaggctCGGAAGCGTATGGAGAAGGAAAACTTGCAGACGGAACTTGATGTTCCTAAAGTGATTGGGTCTATGAATGAGTCATCTGATGCTCCGGGAAATGACACGGTGCCTGAGCCGTTGTCAAAGAAGCCCTCTGAAATCCCTGATCCCCCCGGGCCAGATGTGCCAGATACCAAGGAAGAAGGGTCTCATGACTCTGAGGGGCCAGAGGAGAAAGATGGCTCAGATCTGTTGAATGGATGCCAGCCGCCTCACCAGGCCGAGACTACACTCCGGCAAAGACCCGGACCCTGGATGAGCCTGTGA